One genomic region from Burkholderia latens encodes:
- a CDS encoding tetratricopeptide repeat protein, which translates to MQPIRTMRPAEAGFGAAARRVLRAKLPPAALLAAVAVTIAAAAAATGWRAAGPAPNAAQIDEWQAMVAQAVEPHALARLRTLARRGSGDAQAALGIALVDAHEPGLRDEGRRWLETAAQADANVDAPAARRAQLALGKALLLGSGDIPKDYARARELLGAAAAHGDPAAAYYLGLIYRSGYGIAADPAQAAHWFALASRAGIPAADFMLANAYRDGSGVPRDEARALALYRRAAEHELPEAVQTLAMAYRNGELGLKPDADEFHVQWIETAHALKHPVVAP; encoded by the coding sequence ATGCAACCGATCCGGACGATGCGGCCGGCGGAGGCCGGCTTCGGCGCCGCGGCGCGGCGCGTGCTGCGCGCGAAGCTGCCGCCGGCCGCGCTGCTGGCGGCGGTGGCCGTGACGATTGCCGCAGCGGCCGCGGCAACGGGCTGGCGCGCAGCGGGACCCGCGCCGAACGCCGCGCAGATCGACGAGTGGCAGGCAATGGTCGCGCAGGCAGTCGAGCCGCACGCGCTCGCACGGTTGCGCACGCTCGCACGGCGCGGCTCCGGCGACGCGCAGGCGGCGCTCGGCATCGCGCTCGTCGATGCGCACGAGCCGGGACTGCGCGACGAGGGCCGCCGCTGGCTCGAAACCGCCGCGCAGGCCGATGCGAACGTCGACGCGCCGGCGGCGCGGCGCGCGCAGCTCGCGCTCGGCAAGGCGCTGCTGCTCGGCAGCGGCGACATCCCGAAGGACTATGCACGCGCCCGCGAGCTGCTCGGTGCCGCTGCCGCACACGGCGACCCCGCCGCCGCTTACTACCTCGGGCTGATCTATCGCAGCGGCTACGGCATCGCCGCGGATCCGGCGCAGGCCGCGCACTGGTTCGCGCTCGCATCGCGCGCCGGCATCCCGGCCGCGGACTTCATGCTCGCGAACGCGTATCGCGACGGCAGCGGCGTGCCGCGCGACGAAGCGCGCGCGCTCGCGCTGTATCGCCGTGCGGCGGAGCACGAGCTGCCGGAAGCCGTGCAGACGCTCGCGATGGCGTATCGCAACGGCGAACTGGGACTCAAGCCCGACGCGGACGAATTCCACGTGCAGTGGATCGAGACCGCACATGCGTTGAAGCATCCGGTGGTTGCGCCGTGA
- a CDS encoding biotin--[acetyl-CoA-carboxylase] ligase, producing the protein MNAPTSSDTPDSGDAHIARSRLEAHLDAAPRAWPLDIVAATGSTNADVAARLKALPRAANALPAPLVRVAFEQTTGRGRQGRPWFAQPGNALLCSVGCIVPRAVDALGGLSIAIGVALAEGLATLPLDARARVALKWPNDLLLTVTDAGTPRIVGKLAGILIETVWTTASATAVVIGFGINVRGAEAVAAQVDALRAREAALASGLPPAALSSACASANLTDTLAAALNALTPALAQFGTDGLAPFLPRWHALHAYAGREVVLLEQGVERARGIATGIDATGQLLLDTPDGVRAIAAGDVSLREAQ; encoded by the coding sequence ATGAACGCCCCCACCTCCTCCGACACGCCCGATTCCGGCGACGCGCACATCGCCCGCAGCCGGCTCGAGGCGCACCTGGATGCCGCGCCGCGCGCGTGGCCGCTCGATATCGTCGCCGCCACCGGCTCGACCAACGCCGACGTCGCGGCGCGCCTGAAGGCGCTGCCGCGCGCGGCGAACGCCCTGCCCGCGCCGCTCGTGCGCGTCGCGTTCGAGCAGACGACCGGTCGCGGCCGGCAAGGCCGCCCGTGGTTCGCGCAACCCGGCAATGCGCTGCTGTGCTCGGTCGGCTGCATCGTGCCGCGCGCAGTCGATGCACTCGGCGGCCTGAGCATTGCGATCGGCGTCGCGCTTGCGGAAGGGCTCGCGACGCTGCCGCTCGATGCCCGCGCACGCGTGGCGCTCAAATGGCCGAACGACCTGCTGCTGACGGTAACCGACGCCGGCACGCCGCGCATCGTCGGCAAACTCGCCGGGATCTTGATCGAAACCGTATGGACCACCGCCAGCGCGACCGCGGTCGTGATCGGCTTCGGCATCAACGTGCGCGGCGCGGAAGCCGTTGCCGCGCAGGTCGACGCACTGCGCGCCCGCGAAGCCGCGCTCGCAAGCGGGCTGCCGCCGGCCGCGCTGTCGAGCGCATGCGCGTCGGCCAATCTCACCGACACGCTCGCCGCAGCGCTGAACGCACTCACGCCCGCACTCGCGCAATTCGGCACCGACGGACTCGCGCCGTTCCTGCCGCGCTGGCATGCGCTGCACGCGTATGCGGGGCGCGAGGTTGTGCTGCTCGAACAGGGCGTCGAACGCGCGCGCGGCATCGCGACGGGCATCGATGCGACCGGCCAGCTGCTGCTCGACACGCCGGACGGCGTACGGGCGATCGCGGCCGGCGACGTGTCGCTGCGCGAAGCGCAATGA
- a CDS encoding type III pantothenate kinase, whose translation MSEAHLLIDAGNSRIKWALADAQRTLADTGAFGHTRDGGADPDWSALPRPRDAWISNVAGPDVAARLHALIDAHWPGLPRTTIRSRSAQCGVTNGYTTPEQLGSDRWAGLIGARAAFPGEHLLIATFGTATTLEALRADGRFTGGLIAPGWALMMRALGTHTAQLPTLTTDIASGLLAGAHPEPFQVDTPRSLSAGCLYAQAGLIERAWRDLADAWQAPVRLVLAGGAADDVARALTLPHTRHDALILSGLALIAAEAAAQD comes from the coding sequence ATGAGCGAAGCACATCTGCTGATCGACGCCGGCAACAGCCGGATCAAGTGGGCGCTCGCCGACGCGCAACGCACGCTCGCGGACACTGGCGCGTTCGGCCACACGCGAGATGGCGGTGCCGATCCCGATTGGTCGGCGCTGCCGCGCCCGCGCGATGCGTGGATCTCGAACGTCGCAGGCCCCGACGTCGCCGCGCGGCTCCACGCGCTGATCGATGCGCACTGGCCGGGCCTGCCGCGCACGACGATCCGCTCGCGGTCCGCGCAATGCGGCGTGACGAACGGCTACACGACGCCCGAGCAACTCGGCAGCGATCGTTGGGCCGGACTGATCGGCGCGCGTGCGGCGTTTCCGGGCGAGCATCTGCTGATCGCGACGTTCGGCACGGCGACGACGCTGGAAGCGCTGCGTGCGGACGGCCGTTTCACCGGCGGGCTGATCGCACCGGGCTGGGCGCTGATGATGCGCGCGCTCGGCACGCATACCGCGCAATTGCCGACGCTGACCACCGACATCGCGAGCGGCCTGCTCGCAGGCGCGCACCCGGAGCCGTTCCAGGTCGATACGCCGCGCTCGCTGTCGGCCGGGTGCCTGTATGCGCAGGCGGGGCTGATCGAACGTGCGTGGCGCGATCTTGCCGACGCATGGCAGGCGCCGGTGCGGCTCGTGCTCGCAGGCGGTGCGGCGGACGACGTCGCACGCGCGCTGACGCTCCCGCATACGCGACACGATGCGCTGATCCTGTCGGGACTCGCGCTTATCGCGGCGGAGGCGGCGGCGCAGGATTGA
- a CDS encoding PAAR domain-containing protein: MKDENGRGVIRLHDKTTHGGEVITASDDLTALGVPVALKDHLTWCPKCGGQFRIIPLDGARNHHGTPVAFHDDLTECGARLISSLE; the protein is encoded by the coding sequence ATGAAAGACGAGAACGGACGCGGCGTGATCCGCTTGCATGACAAGACGACCCACGGCGGCGAAGTGATCACTGCGAGCGATGATCTGACGGCGCTGGGCGTTCCGGTTGCGCTGAAAGACCACCTGACATGGTGCCCGAAGTGCGGCGGCCAGTTCAGGATCATTCCGCTAGACGGCGCGCGCAATCATCACGGTACGCCGGTCGCATTTCACGATGATCTGACGGAGTGCGGCGCACGATTGATTTCGTCCCTTGAGTAA
- a CDS encoding DUF6708 domain-containing protein, with the protein MDERLMKKCIGKPVPEWDMAHRLHIDQPVGPNAQDFGTIFKINSVYMDVIEPSFLEKQWSAAAMPIGIAGICIGPYLYWLTEIRYPYSGSVMGDLIALLISLIFAFIVWKFGQGLFFGLRRRPIRFHRGERKLYAIRKRRHFAKSSEGDIVWEVPWSKESIFCLHREMSTFGELFHIRHYTVNDQGNVTRVFSIGREWMPAAEVEMALAQWNYWCKYMSDGPHGLPKPMLFHTEDETPRESFLFSLYGFGMQAPVLWRIIMMPFILAFTAMRILANSTSRDPIWPSEIAKISEVDPNDPYAQPRSGTPVGWGDTVLAQQRGDYPNEAKAKTEGWVGEPDGKRFAMAWLENPAVAGSYVGTRG; encoded by the coding sequence GTGGACGAAAGATTGATGAAGAAGTGCATAGGTAAGCCGGTCCCTGAATGGGACATGGCGCATCGACTGCACATTGATCAACCTGTCGGCCCGAACGCACAAGATTTTGGAACAATATTCAAAATTAACAGCGTATACATGGACGTAATCGAGCCGTCTTTTCTAGAAAAGCAATGGTCCGCTGCGGCTATGCCGATCGGTATTGCTGGAATTTGTATTGGGCCATACTTGTATTGGCTCACGGAAATTCGGTACCCATATTCTGGAAGCGTAATGGGTGATCTCATTGCCTTGCTGATCTCATTGATTTTCGCGTTTATTGTGTGGAAATTTGGTCAAGGTTTGTTCTTTGGACTTCGTCGCCGTCCGATACGCTTTCACCGAGGTGAGCGCAAGCTGTACGCTATCCGGAAGCGTCGGCACTTCGCCAAGTCCAGCGAGGGAGACATCGTATGGGAGGTGCCATGGTCAAAGGAGTCGATTTTTTGCCTGCATCGCGAGATGTCGACCTTCGGCGAGTTGTTTCATATCCGTCATTACACGGTTAACGACCAAGGCAACGTCACGCGAGTCTTCTCGATCGGCCGCGAGTGGATGCCTGCCGCCGAGGTCGAAATGGCGCTTGCACAGTGGAACTACTGGTGCAAGTACATGAGCGACGGCCCGCACGGCTTGCCGAAGCCAATGCTGTTCCACACGGAAGACGAAACACCACGCGAATCATTCCTGTTTTCGCTGTACGGTTTTGGCATGCAGGCCCCCGTGCTCTGGCGCATCATCATGATGCCATTCATACTCGCCTTTACCGCGATGCGCATCCTAGCTAATTCGACTAGTCGCGACCCGATCTGGCCTTCCGAAATTGCGAAGATTAGCGAGGTCGATCCGAACGACCCTTATGCACAGCCGCGTTCAGGTACGCCGGTTGGATGGGGGGATACTGTGCTGGCCCAGCAGCGCGGAGACTATCCCAACGAAGCAAAAGCTAAGACCGAGGGCTGGGTCGGCGAACCGGATGGCAAACGCTTCGCGATGGCGTGGCTCGAGAACCCGGCGGTTGCTGGCTCGTACGTCGGAACGCGAGGTTGA
- a CDS encoding tyrosine-type recombinase/integrase, which yields MIQIGPYPRVTVEAARPARNAHREVVWRGDDPAVLRKQEKAERKAKIVSALTFKQCALAYVEARSVEWRSDKYRQLWVRSLAAYAYPVIGALRPADVTTDLVLRVLEPIWLSKNETASRLRARIETILDWAKVRGLRSGENPARWTRHLEQLLASPRKVKQVQHYAALPYADIGAFMVELRAVSGFYCVHSCCHRNRNAESFGAK from the coding sequence TTGATCCAGATTGGCCCGTATCCCCGTGTGACCGTTGAGGCAGCGCGACCCGCTCGCAATGCGCATCGCGAGGTCGTGTGGCGGGGCGATGATCCCGCGGTCCTGCGCAAACAGGAGAAGGCGGAGCGCAAGGCGAAGATTGTTTCGGCGCTGACTTTCAAGCAATGCGCACTCGCTTATGTTGAGGCGCGTAGCGTCGAATGGAGAAGTGACAAGTATCGACAGCTCTGGGTCCGCTCGCTGGCCGCTTACGCTTATCCCGTCATCGGTGCGTTGCGTCCGGCCGATGTAACGACGGACTTGGTGTTGCGCGTGCTGGAGCCAATCTGGTTGAGCAAGAACGAGACTGCATCCCGACTGCGTGCCCGTATCGAAACCATCCTGGATTGGGCGAAGGTTCGCGGATTGCGCAGCGGCGAGAATCCGGCGCGATGGACGAGGCACCTTGAACAGCTTTTGGCATCGCCCCGCAAGGTCAAACAGGTGCAGCATTACGCGGCATTGCCGTATGCGGACATCGGCGCGTTTATGGTCGAGTTGCGCGCGGTGTCCGGTTTTTATTGTGTCCATTCTTGTTGCCATCGGAATCGCAACGCTGAAAGCTTCGGAGCTAAGTGA
- a CDS encoding Arm DNA-binding domain-containing protein — protein MAECLLRDVQCRAAKPRERVYRLSDGGGLALLVRPTGHKYWQFR, from the coding sequence ATGGCAGAGTGCCTGCTTCGCGATGTTCAGTGCCGCGCGGCCAAGCCGCGCGAGCGCGTTTATCGACTCAGTGATGGTGGCGGCCTCGCGCTACTGGTCAGGCCGACCGGCCATAAGTACTGGCAATTCCGCTAG
- the rfaE2 gene encoding D-glycero-beta-D-manno-heptose 1-phosphate adenylyltransferase gives MPATFERKLITRDALVALRASLPSPVVFTNGVFDILHRGHVTYLADAKALGACLIVGVNSDASVRMLGKGDDRPINREEDRMALLAALESVDWVVKFEEKTPVSLIEAVRPDILVKGGDYDMDTLPESAIVRGWGGRALAIPFEHDRSTTALLKKVRG, from the coding sequence ATGCCCGCTACCTTTGAGCGCAAGCTGATTACCCGCGACGCCCTGGTCGCCCTGCGAGCGTCGCTGCCTTCGCCGGTCGTGTTCACGAACGGCGTGTTCGACATCCTGCACCGTGGCCACGTCACGTATCTCGCCGACGCGAAGGCGCTCGGCGCATGCCTGATCGTCGGCGTGAACAGCGACGCGTCGGTGCGCATGCTCGGCAAGGGCGACGACCGCCCGATCAACCGCGAGGAAGACCGGATGGCGCTGCTCGCGGCGCTGGAAAGCGTCGACTGGGTTGTGAAGTTCGAGGAAAAGACGCCGGTGTCGCTGATCGAGGCGGTCCGTCCGGACATCCTCGTGAAGGGCGGCGACTACGATATGGACACGCTGCCGGAGTCGGCGATCGTCCGCGGCTGGGGCGGTCGTGCGCTGGCGATTCCGTTCGAGCACGACCGCTCGACCACCGCACTGCTGAAGAAGGTGCGCGGTTAG
- a CDS encoding ferritin, with amino-acid sequence MNTMLYPELYRSLEAVRWDMEKDIPWDKFDASLLTDEQAKTIKMNAITEWSALPATEMFLRDNQHDSDFSAFMSVWFFEEQKHSLVLMEYLRRFRPEMVPTEEELHAVRFEFDPAPPLETLMLHFCGEIRLNHWYRCAADWHTEPVIKHIYETISRDEARHGGAYLRYMKKALNNCGDVARAAFAKIGVLMASARRTEKPLHPTNLHVNQALFPRDTVQSRLPDPEWLERWLDEQIRFDGEWEKKVVERILHNLSILFERTFATAQELNRYRKEVTSRLQSESGPSSAAQPA; translated from the coding sequence ATGAACACCATGCTTTATCCGGAACTTTACAGGTCGCTCGAAGCCGTCCGCTGGGACATGGAGAAGGACATTCCGTGGGACAAGTTCGACGCTTCGCTGCTCACCGACGAGCAGGCGAAGACGATCAAGATGAACGCAATCACCGAGTGGTCGGCGCTGCCCGCGACGGAAATGTTTCTGCGCGACAACCAGCACGACAGCGATTTTTCCGCGTTCATGAGCGTATGGTTCTTCGAGGAGCAGAAGCATTCGCTCGTGCTGATGGAATACCTGCGCCGCTTCCGGCCGGAAATGGTGCCGACCGAAGAGGAGCTGCACGCAGTGCGCTTCGAGTTCGATCCGGCGCCGCCGCTCGAGACGCTGATGCTGCACTTCTGCGGCGAAATCCGCCTGAATCACTGGTATCGCTGCGCGGCCGACTGGCACACCGAGCCGGTCATCAAGCACATCTACGAAACGATCTCGCGCGATGAAGCGCGCCATGGCGGCGCGTACCTGCGCTACATGAAGAAGGCGCTGAACAACTGCGGCGACGTCGCACGCGCGGCGTTCGCGAAGATCGGCGTGCTGATGGCGTCGGCGCGCCGCACCGAGAAGCCGTTGCACCCGACCAACCTGCACGTGAACCAGGCGCTGTTCCCGCGCGACACCGTGCAGTCGCGGCTGCCCGATCCGGAATGGCTCGAGCGCTGGCTCGACGAACAGATCCGCTTCGACGGCGAATGGGAAAAGAAGGTCGTCGAACGGATCCTGCACAACCTGTCGATCCTGTTCGAGCGTACGTTCGCGACCGCGCAGGAGCTGAACCGCTATCGCAAGGAAGTCACCAGCCGCCTGCAGTCCGAAAGCGGTCCGTCGTCGGCCGCGCAACCGGCCTGA
- a CDS encoding patatin-like phospholipase family protein, with protein sequence MRLALVLMGGGARAAYQVGVLKALAEISREADPHRHTVPFTVVCGSSAGAINATSIASHADDFSHGVRRLLEFWEPLRADYVYRTDWLGIAAAGARWLATMTFGWAARRSPRGLLDNAPLAHLLQRELSFHRIEQMLEARLLHALSVTALSYSSGRHLTFYQAAEPIQAWRRAQRTARLVDLSASHLLASSAIPFVFPAVPLVLDGQIEYFGDGSIRQVAPLSPAIHFGADRIVVIGAADPRPEIPAANGSGRARGYPSLAQIGQQVLASVFLDSIGSDIERIEHINRMIEHLPHQIEVDSGWRHVDVLAIAPSERIELIAAKHLKQMPATMRGLLGAVGGSQPAGASFASYLLFEEAFTRELIELGYRDGRAQRDTLADWIARADGSSAPAAGTPPEGGLAAGEMRV encoded by the coding sequence ATGCGGCTCGCGCTCGTTCTGATGGGGGGCGGCGCACGCGCCGCCTACCAGGTCGGCGTGCTGAAGGCGCTGGCCGAGATCTCGCGCGAGGCCGATCCGCATCGGCATACGGTGCCGTTTACGGTCGTGTGCGGATCGTCGGCCGGCGCGATCAATGCGACGTCGATCGCAAGCCATGCGGACGATTTCTCGCACGGCGTGCGGCGCCTGCTCGAATTCTGGGAGCCGCTGCGCGCCGACTACGTGTATCGCACCGACTGGCTCGGCATCGCGGCGGCGGGCGCGCGCTGGCTCGCTACGATGACCTTCGGCTGGGCGGCACGCCGTTCGCCGCGCGGGCTGCTCGACAACGCGCCGCTCGCGCACCTGCTGCAGCGCGAGTTGAGTTTTCACCGGATCGAGCAGATGCTCGAAGCCCGGCTGCTGCATGCGCTGTCTGTCACCGCGCTCAGCTATTCGAGCGGCCGGCACCTGACCTTCTATCAGGCGGCCGAGCCGATCCAGGCCTGGCGGCGCGCGCAGCGCACCGCGCGGCTCGTCGACCTGTCGGCGTCGCACCTGCTTGCGTCGTCGGCCATTCCGTTCGTGTTCCCTGCCGTGCCGCTGGTGCTCGACGGGCAGATCGAGTATTTCGGCGACGGCTCGATCCGGCAGGTCGCGCCGTTGTCGCCGGCGATCCACTTCGGCGCGGACCGGATCGTCGTGATCGGCGCGGCCGATCCGCGGCCGGAGATCCCCGCCGCGAACGGCTCGGGGCGGGCACGCGGCTACCCGTCGCTCGCGCAGATCGGCCAGCAGGTGCTCGCAAGCGTGTTTCTCGACTCGATCGGCTCGGACATCGAACGGATCGAGCACATCAACCGGATGATCGAGCATCTGCCGCACCAGATCGAAGTGGATAGCGGCTGGCGGCACGTGGACGTGCTCGCGATCGCGCCGTCCGAGCGCATCGAGCTGATCGCCGCGAAGCACCTGAAGCAGATGCCGGCGACGATGCGCGGGCTGCTCGGCGCGGTGGGCGGCAGCCAGCCCGCCGGCGCGTCGTTCGCGAGCTATCTGCTGTTCGAGGAGGCGTTCACGCGCGAGCTGATCGAGCTCGGCTACCGCGACGGTCGCGCGCAGCGCGACACGCTCGCCGACTGGATCGCACGGGCCGACGGCAGCAGCGCGCCGGCGGCCGGCACGCCGCCGGAAGGCGGGCTGGCGGCGGGGGAAATGCGGGTCTGA
- a CDS encoding PhaM family polyhydroxyalkanoate granule multifunctional regulatory protein — protein MTTDASGSNPFAGFAGFKPADMLDRMWDMMRMSPFGGMASFPGAASGLPPSLSTMSDMMAPLTSVEELDKRITDLRAVEQWLKLNLGMLQSAIQALEVQRATLATLRAFGAFAQSSMSAAEEAAVAAAQAASAPPADTQPAPDAAAAGAPADAPPAPDAAQQAFDPSGWWNLLQAQFNQLASLAMAQPGMQPGAPADAPPEQPASSTRKDAPAPAAAAPRKPAAKRAKPAGSAAARAAAASSPETRPPKRST, from the coding sequence ATGACGACCGATGCCTCCGGCTCCAACCCTTTTGCCGGCTTTGCCGGTTTCAAGCCTGCCGACATGCTCGACCGGATGTGGGACATGATGCGGATGTCGCCGTTCGGCGGAATGGCGTCGTTTCCGGGCGCTGCGTCGGGGCTGCCGCCGTCGCTGTCGACCATGTCCGACATGATGGCGCCGCTCACGAGCGTCGAGGAGCTCGACAAGCGGATCACCGATCTGCGTGCGGTCGAGCAATGGCTGAAGCTCAACCTCGGCATGCTGCAGTCCGCGATCCAGGCGCTCGAGGTCCAGCGTGCGACGCTGGCGACGTTGCGCGCATTCGGCGCGTTCGCGCAAAGCTCGATGTCGGCAGCGGAAGAAGCGGCGGTCGCTGCCGCGCAAGCCGCTTCGGCACCGCCCGCCGATACGCAGCCGGCGCCGGATGCTGCGGCAGCCGGCGCGCCAGCCGATGCGCCGCCAGCCCCCGACGCCGCGCAGCAAGCGTTCGATCCGTCGGGCTGGTGGAACCTGCTGCAGGCGCAGTTCAACCAGCTCGCGAGCCTCGCGATGGCGCAGCCGGGCATGCAGCCCGGGGCGCCGGCCGATGCGCCGCCCGAGCAACCCGCGTCGTCTACCCGCAAAGACGCGCCCGCACCGGCCGCCGCCGCGCCCCGCAAGCCGGCCGCGAAGCGCGCGAAGCCGGCCGGCTCGGCCGCCGCGCGCGCAGCCGCCGCTTCGTCGCCGGAAACCCGGCCGCCGAAGCGCTCGACGTGA
- a CDS encoding enoyl-CoA hydratase/isomerase family protein codes for MADLAAYSGYEALKVTRREHGVLDIVMSGEGANRSGLATANERMHRELADIWRDVDRDPDTRVAVIRGEGKGFSAGGDLALVESMANDFDVRARVWREARDLVYNVINCSKPIVSAMHGPAVGAGLVAGLLADISIAAKDARIIDGHTRLGVAAGDHAAIVWPLLCGMAKAKYYLLLCEPVSGDEAERIGLVSLAVEPAELLPKAYEVAQRLAHGSQTAVRWTKYALNNWLRSAGPTFDASLALEFMGFSGPDVQEGIRSLRERRAPDFPGGALF; via the coding sequence ATGGCCGATCTCGCCGCATACAGCGGTTACGAAGCATTGAAGGTGACACGCCGCGAGCATGGCGTGCTCGACATCGTGATGAGCGGCGAGGGCGCGAACCGCAGCGGCCTCGCCACCGCGAACGAGCGCATGCATCGTGAGCTCGCCGACATCTGGCGCGACGTCGATCGCGATCCCGACACGCGCGTCGCGGTGATCCGCGGCGAGGGCAAGGGCTTCTCGGCGGGGGGCGATCTCGCGCTCGTCGAGTCGATGGCGAACGACTTCGACGTGCGCGCCCGCGTATGGCGGGAAGCGCGCGACCTCGTCTACAACGTGATCAACTGCAGCAAGCCGATCGTGTCCGCGATGCACGGGCCGGCCGTCGGCGCGGGGCTCGTCGCCGGGTTGCTCGCCGACATCTCGATCGCCGCGAAGGACGCCCGCATCATCGATGGCCATACGCGGCTCGGCGTCGCGGCCGGCGATCATGCGGCGATCGTCTGGCCACTGTTGTGCGGAATGGCGAAGGCGAAGTACTACCTGCTGCTGTGCGAACCCGTGAGCGGCGACGAGGCCGAGCGGATCGGCCTCGTGTCGCTCGCGGTGGAGCCGGCCGAGCTGCTGCCGAAGGCGTACGAGGTCGCGCAGCGGCTCGCGCACGGATCGCAGACGGCGGTCCGCTGGACCAAGTACGCGCTGAACAACTGGCTGCGCAGCGCGGGGCCGACGTTCGATGCGTCGCTCGCGCTCGAATTCATGGGCTTCTCGGGGCCCGACGTGCAGGAAGGCATTCGTTCGCTGCGCGAGCGGCGCGCACCGGACTTCCCCGGCGGCGCACTGTTCTGA
- a CDS encoding fumarylacetoacetate hydrolase family protein, which produces MKLASLKDGTRDGQLIVVSRDLHTAAIADAIAPTLQRVLDDWAFYAPQLRDLYEALNHGRARNAFAFDPANCMAPLPRAFQWADGSAYVNHVELVRRARGAEMPPEFWTDPLMYQGGSDDFLGARDDIVCPSEEWGIDFEAEVAVITGDVPMSASPDDALKSVRLITLANDVSLRNLIPAELAKGFGFFQSKPATAFAPVAVTPDELDEAWREGRVHRPMIVHWNGKKVGQPDAGTDMVFHFGQLIAHAAKTRNLRAGSIVGSGTVSNKDVKRGYCCIAEKRCLETIEHGAPQTEFMRYGDTVRIEMFDAAGKSIFGAIEQAVAPPDGAA; this is translated from the coding sequence ATGAAACTTGCATCGCTGAAGGACGGCACGCGCGACGGCCAGCTGATCGTCGTGTCGCGCGACCTGCACACCGCGGCAATCGCCGACGCGATCGCGCCGACGCTGCAGCGCGTCCTCGACGACTGGGCGTTCTACGCGCCGCAACTGCGCGACCTGTACGAAGCGCTGAACCACGGACGCGCACGCAACGCATTCGCGTTCGATCCGGCGAACTGCATGGCGCCGCTGCCGCGCGCGTTCCAGTGGGCCGACGGCTCCGCATACGTGAACCACGTCGAGCTGGTGCGCCGTGCGCGCGGTGCGGAGATGCCGCCGGAGTTCTGGACCGATCCGCTGATGTATCAGGGCGGCAGCGACGATTTCCTCGGTGCGCGCGACGACATCGTGTGCCCGTCCGAGGAGTGGGGCATCGACTTCGAGGCCGAGGTCGCGGTGATCACCGGCGACGTGCCGATGAGCGCATCGCCCGACGACGCGCTGAAATCGGTGCGGCTCATCACGCTTGCGAACGACGTGTCGCTGCGCAATCTGATTCCGGCGGAACTCGCGAAGGGCTTCGGCTTCTTCCAGAGCAAGCCGGCGACCGCGTTCGCGCCGGTGGCGGTGACGCCCGACGAGCTCGACGAAGCGTGGCGCGAAGGCCGCGTGCACCGGCCGATGATCGTCCACTGGAACGGCAAGAAAGTCGGGCAGCCCGATGCGGGCACCGACATGGTGTTCCACTTCGGCCAGTTGATCGCGCACGCGGCGAAGACGCGCAACCTGCGTGCCGGCTCGATCGTGGGCTCGGGCACCGTGTCGAACAAGGACGTGAAGCGCGGCTACTGCTGCATCGCCGAGAAGCGTTGCCTCGAGACGATCGAGCACGGTGCGCCGCAGACCGAATTCATGCGCTACGGCGACACCGTGCGCATCGAGATGTTCGACGCGGCCGGCAAGTCGATCTTCGGTGCGATCGAGCAGGCGGTCGCGCCGCCGGACGGCGCGGCCTGA